In one window of Azotobacter salinestris DNA:
- the acs gene encoding acetate--CoA ligase → MFKIANHPVSEASRQHSWLDNDDYLRLYRQSVEQPDSFWAEQAKAFLDWFEPWQNVHRGDMNKGQTSWFEGGQLNVAHNCIDRHLKQRGDQVAIIWEGDNPADSARITYRQLHEQVCRLANLLKNRGVGKGDRVCIYMPMIPEAAYAMLACARIGAVHSVVFGGFSPEALRDRILDADCRLLITADESVRGGKVVPLKRNADKALQSCPNLSTMVVVRHTGGNIDWSEGRDLWYHEAVPGCSADCPAEPMDAEAPLFILYTSGSTGKPKGVLHTTGGYLLQAAMTHKYVFDYHDGDIYWCSADIGWITGHSYIVYGPLANGATTLIFEGVPNHPDASRFWQVVDKHQVNIFYTAPTALRSLMREGEGPVRKTSRASLRLLGSVGEPINPEAWEWYFHVVGEGRCPIVDTWWQTETGAIMITPLPGATLLKPGSATRPFFGVQPALLDEKGKEIEGPGAGVLVIKASWPSQIRSIYGDHQRLIDTYFKPYRGYYFTGDGARRDEDGDYWITGRVDDVINVSGHRIGTAEVESALVLHDCVAEAAVVSCPHDVKGQCVYAFVTLVTGSQPSDQLKRELIDQVSREIGSFAKPDFLQWAPRLPKTRSGKIMRRILRKIACNELDNLGDTSTLSDPSVLQELIDSRLNH, encoded by the coding sequence ATGTTCAAGATCGCCAACCATCCCGTCAGCGAAGCATCGCGCCAGCACAGCTGGCTGGACAATGACGACTATCTGCGCCTGTATCGGCAATCGGTCGAACAACCGGACAGCTTCTGGGCCGAACAGGCCAAGGCCTTCCTAGACTGGTTCGAGCCTTGGCAGAACGTCCATCGCGGGGACATGAACAAGGGCCAGACCAGTTGGTTCGAGGGCGGCCAGTTGAACGTCGCCCACAACTGCATCGACCGGCACCTGAAGCAGCGCGGCGATCAGGTGGCGATCATCTGGGAAGGCGACAATCCAGCCGATTCCGCACGGATCACCTACCGCCAGCTGCACGAGCAGGTCTGCCGCCTGGCCAATCTGCTGAAAAACCGCGGCGTCGGCAAGGGCGACCGGGTCTGCATCTATATGCCGATGATTCCCGAGGCCGCCTATGCCATGCTCGCCTGCGCCCGCATCGGCGCCGTCCATTCGGTGGTGTTCGGCGGCTTCTCCCCGGAGGCCCTGCGCGACCGCATCCTCGACGCCGATTGCCGCCTGCTGATCACCGCCGACGAGAGCGTGCGCGGCGGCAAGGTCGTGCCCCTCAAGCGCAATGCCGACAAGGCCCTGCAGAGCTGCCCGAACCTCTCCACCATGGTGGTGGTACGCCATACCGGCGGCAACATCGACTGGAGCGAAGGCCGCGATCTCTGGTACCACGAGGCCGTACCGGGCTGCAGCGCCGACTGCCCGGCCGAGCCGATGGACGCCGAGGCACCGCTGTTCATCCTCTACACCTCGGGCAGCACCGGCAAGCCGAAGGGCGTGCTGCACACCACCGGCGGCTACCTGCTGCAGGCGGCGATGACCCACAAGTACGTGTTCGACTACCACGACGGCGACATCTACTGGTGCAGCGCCGACATCGGCTGGATCACCGGACACAGCTACATCGTCTACGGCCCACTGGCCAACGGCGCCACCACCCTGATCTTCGAGGGCGTCCCCAACCATCCGGACGCCTCGCGCTTCTGGCAAGTCGTCGACAAGCACCAGGTCAACATCTTCTATACCGCACCCACCGCACTGCGCTCGCTGATGCGCGAAGGCGAAGGCCCGGTCAGGAAGACCTCGCGCGCCAGCCTGCGCCTGCTCGGCTCGGTGGGCGAGCCGATCAACCCGGAAGCCTGGGAGTGGTACTTCCACGTGGTCGGCGAAGGCCGCTGCCCGATCGTCGACACCTGGTGGCAGACCGAAACCGGCGCCATCATGATCACCCCCCTGCCCGGCGCCACCCTGCTCAAGCCCGGCTCGGCAACCCGTCCATTCTTCGGCGTGCAACCGGCGCTGCTCGACGAGAAGGGCAAGGAGATCGAAGGCCCCGGCGCCGGCGTGCTGGTGATCAAGGCCAGCTGGCCGAGCCAGATCCGCAGCATCTACGGCGATCACCAGCGCCTGATCGACACCTATTTCAAGCCCTACCGCGGCTACTACTTCACCGGCGACGGCGCGCGTCGGGACGAGGATGGCGACTACTGGATCACCGGCCGGGTCGACGATGTAATCAATGTCTCCGGCCACCGCATCGGCACCGCCGAAGTGGAAAGCGCCCTGGTGCTCCACGACTGCGTCGCCGAAGCCGCCGTGGTGAGCTGTCCCCACGACGTCAAGGGCCAGTGCGTCTACGCCTTCGTCACCCTAGTGACCGGCAGCCAGCCCAGCGATCAGCTCAAGCGGGAACTGATCGATCAGGTCAGCCGAGAAATCGGCAGCTTCGCCAAGCCGGACTTCCTGCAATGGGCACCGCGCCTGCCGAAGACCCGCTCGGGCAAGATCATGCGGCGCATCCTGCGCAAGATCGCCTGCAACGAACTGGACAATCTGGGCGATACCTCGACACTGTCCGATCCCTCGGTGCTCCAAGAGCTGATCGACAGTCGCCTGAACCACTGA
- a CDS encoding DUF748 domain-containing protein has product MPKGLKPTLATLAIAPALYSLLGFLVLPGVAQQAINRQLPRFVTQPASLERLEFNPFTLELTLHRLRLGETGREQLAFERLYGKLEWDSLWRGHLHLAEIQLERPQVEVLFDKQGTLNLARLFKLPAPSPEKAEESAGAPFPVRLDHFLLTGGQLHFQDRRPSEPVEARYNDLALELRHLGTLPNDTAELNLQASDRNAGRIDWRGQLSLIPLRSSGKLGIDQASLRPWWPYVRDAAPLVLEKGMFSLSSDYRLDLAEGVQLQLQNAVLKLAPFALAAPDGRPLARLKSLEIGKTSLDLTRRQVSIGQLQGQGLETWAAREADGELDWQKLLAPSTSGQQSDAKTKDKQPDKPDKEPGKPWQILLADVRLRGSRLHLADRVPEQDVELQVGPLDLALRDFDSLGQTPFRLELDSGIDREGHLKAAGQVRLSPLAAQLQVDSRDLDLRPAQAYLAPFIHLELRSGQLDSALKIDLKGGEKLALQVDGRATVKQLHTLDTLKNRDFVKWRQLTLENLRYRHGEQLGIERIVLEQPYARFIVNEDLSTNVSELLIPQGEKQPAQVTQKGTKYPTEKTAAQPLGIHIGAVEIKDGSANFADFSLKPNFATAIQQLNGRIGSLDNRRQKPATVDVKGKVDRYAPVSIKGSLTPFDPLESLDITTRFQRVELTTLTPYSGKFAGYRIRKGRLNLDLRYRIDKGQLNAENRLVLEQLQLGEQVDSPDAVDLPIRLAVALLKDSRGRIAIDLPVKGDLNNPEFRVMPIVWQTLRNLVLRTAQAPFKFIAGLVDGEADLSQVEFRPGSSELDATAQRNLDALGKALKERPQLRLEVEGMSAQASDGPLLAEQRLEREYRELYYSILQRRGERVPASADGLKVPEGKKGPLLEGIYRSRLKRQPPEEWSGLDKKRRAARLREAVLTDWADSTLLLRQLAQARATSIKAYLVEQVGLDDQRIYQLDVGVSEAPAGERVSVPLQLASE; this is encoded by the coding sequence ATGCCCAAAGGACTGAAGCCCACCCTCGCCACCCTGGCAATCGCGCCCGCCCTCTACAGCCTGCTCGGCTTCCTCGTTCTCCCAGGCGTTGCCCAGCAGGCGATCAACCGGCAACTGCCCCGCTTCGTCACCCAGCCCGCCAGCCTCGAGCGCCTGGAATTCAACCCTTTCACTCTGGAGCTGACCCTGCACCGATTGCGCCTCGGCGAAACGGGCCGCGAACAATTGGCCTTCGAACGCCTGTACGGCAAGCTGGAGTGGGACAGCCTGTGGCGCGGCCACTTGCATCTGGCCGAGATACAACTGGAACGCCCGCAGGTGGAAGTGCTGTTCGACAAGCAGGGCACGCTCAATCTGGCCCGCCTGTTCAAGCTTCCGGCGCCCTCTCCGGAGAAGGCGGAAGAGTCCGCTGGAGCCCCCTTTCCAGTACGCCTCGACCACTTCCTGCTGACGGGCGGCCAGTTGCACTTTCAGGACCGACGGCCGAGCGAGCCGGTCGAGGCCCGCTATAACGACCTCGCCCTCGAGCTGCGCCATCTCGGCACCCTGCCGAACGACACAGCCGAGCTGAATCTGCAGGCCAGCGACCGGAATGCCGGGCGGATCGACTGGCGCGGGCAGCTCAGCCTGATTCCGCTGCGCTCCAGCGGCAAACTGGGCATCGATCAGGCCAGCCTGCGTCCCTGGTGGCCCTATGTGCGGGATGCCGCGCCCCTGGTGCTGGAGAAGGGCATGTTCAGCCTGAGCAGCGACTACCGGCTGGACCTGGCGGAAGGCGTCCAGCTGCAACTGCAGAATGCAGTCCTCAAGCTCGCCCCGTTTGCCCTCGCGGCGCCGGATGGCCGTCCCCTGGCACGCCTGAAGAGCCTGGAGATCGGCAAGACCTCGCTCGATCTGACTAGGCGCCAGGTGTCGATCGGCCAGTTGCAGGGCCAGGGACTGGAAACCTGGGCGGCCCGCGAGGCCGATGGCGAGCTGGACTGGCAGAAACTGCTCGCCCCCAGCACGTCCGGACAGCAGAGCGACGCCAAAACCAAGGATAAACAGCCCGACAAACCCGACAAAGAACCCGGCAAGCCTTGGCAGATCCTGTTGGCGGATGTCCGCCTGCGCGGCAGTCGCCTGCATCTGGCCGACCGGGTGCCGGAACAGGACGTGGAGCTCCAGGTCGGCCCGCTGGATCTCGCCCTGCGCGACTTCGACAGCCTCGGCCAGACCCCCTTCCGTCTCGAACTGGATAGCGGTATCGACCGAGAGGGCCACCTCAAGGCCGCCGGCCAAGTACGGCTGAGCCCTCTCGCCGCGCAACTGCAGGTCGACAGCCGCGATCTAGACCTACGCCCGGCGCAGGCCTATCTCGCCCCGTTCATTCACCTGGAACTGCGCAGCGGGCAACTCGACAGCGCCCTGAAAATCGACCTGAAAGGCGGCGAAAAGCTGGCCCTGCAGGTCGACGGCCGTGCCACCGTCAAACAATTGCATACCCTCGATACCCTGAAGAACCGCGACTTCGTCAAGTGGCGACAGCTGACCCTCGAGAACCTCCGCTACCGTCATGGCGAGCAGCTGGGTATCGAGCGGATCGTGCTCGAGCAGCCCTATGCCCGCTTCATCGTCAACGAGGACCTGAGCACCAACGTCAGCGAACTGCTTATTCCCCAAGGGGAAAAGCAACCAGCCCAGGTGACACAAAAAGGCACGAAGTACCCCACGGAGAAAACGGCTGCCCAGCCGCTGGGCATCCACATTGGTGCGGTGGAGATCAAGGACGGCTCGGCCAACTTCGCCGACTTCAGCCTGAAACCCAACTTCGCCACCGCCATCCAGCAGCTCAACGGGCGCATCGGCAGCCTGGACAATCGCCGGCAGAAGCCGGCCACGGTGGACGTCAAGGGCAAGGTGGACCGCTACGCTCCGGTCAGCATCAAAGGCAGTCTGACCCCCTTCGATCCGCTCGAAAGCCTGGACATCACGACCCGCTTCCAGCGCGTCGAGCTGACCACCCTGACCCCCTACTCCGGCAAGTTCGCCGGCTATCGCATCCGCAAGGGCCGGCTCAACCTGGACCTGCGCTACCGCATCGACAAGGGCCAGCTGAATGCCGAGAACCGCCTGGTCCTGGAGCAGCTGCAACTGGGCGAGCAGGTCGACAGCCCGGATGCGGTGGACCTGCCGATCCGCCTGGCGGTAGCCCTGCTGAAGGACAGCCGGGGACGGATCGCCATCGACCTGCCGGTCAAGGGCGATCTGAACAACCCCGAGTTCAGGGTCATGCCCATCGTCTGGCAAACCCTGCGCAATCTGGTACTGCGCACGGCACAAGCGCCGTTCAAGTTCATTGCCGGGCTCGTCGACGGCGAAGCCGATCTCAGTCAGGTCGAGTTCAGGCCAGGCAGTAGCGAACTGGATGCTACCGCGCAGCGCAACCTGGATGCCCTCGGCAAGGCCCTGAAGGAGCGTCCGCAGCTGCGCCTGGAGGTCGAAGGCATGAGCGCTCAGGCCAGCGACGGCCCCCTGCTGGCAGAACAGCGCCTGGAGCGCGAATACCGGGAGCTCTACTACAGCATTCTGCAGCGGCGGGGCGAGCGCGTGCCGGCCAGCGCCGATGGGCTGAAGGTACCCGAGGGAAAGAAAGGGCCACTGCTGGAGGGCATCTACCGCAGCCGCCTGAAACGACAGCCGCCGGAGGAATGGAGCGGGCTGGACAAGAAGCGGCGCGCCGCCCGGCTGCGCGAAGCCGTGCTGACCGACTGGGCTGACAGCACGCTGCTGCTTCGCCAGCTGGCCCAGGCGCGCGCCACCAGCATCAAGGCCTACCTGGTCGAACAGGTCGGCCTGGACGACCAGCGCATCTACCAGTTGGATGTCGGCGTCAGCGAGGCGCCCGCCGGCGAGCGCGTCAGTGTCCCTCTGCAACTGGCCAGCGAATAG
- a CDS encoding DUF2845 domain-containing protein, translated as MNLLRLLAALLGLAPTLLLAATLRCDNRLISTGDSIHEVLTKCGEPVSRDLLGYRERRDDWGFRHELVVEEWVYGPRNGMYYFLRFEGNRLVDIDSRRVQ; from the coding sequence ATGAATCTCCTGCGCCTGCTCGCCGCACTGCTCGGCCTGGCACCGACGCTGCTCCTGGCCGCCACCCTGCGCTGCGACAACCGGCTGATCAGCACCGGCGACTCCATCCACGAAGTCCTGACCAAATGCGGCGAACCGGTCAGCCGCGATCTGCTCGGCTATCGCGAGCGGCGCGACGACTGGGGTTTTCGTCATGAGCTGGTAGTGGAGGAATGGGTATACGGCCCGCGCAACGGCATGTACTACTTTCTACGCTTCGAAGGCAACCGTCTGGTCGACATCGACAGCCGTCGCGTCCAGTAG
- the pnp gene encoding polyribonucleotide nucleotidyltransferase has protein sequence MNPVIKTFQFGQSTVTLETGRIARQASGAVLVTVDEDVTVLVTVVGAKQADPGKGFFPLSVHYQEKTYAAGRIPGGFFKREGRPSEKETLTSRLIDRPIRPLFPEGFMNEVQVICTVLSTSKRTDPDIASMIGTSAALAVSGIPFSGPIGAARVGYHEETGYLLNPTYEQLKASRLDMVVAGTESAVLMVESEAEELTEDQMLGAVLYAHEEFQAVIQAIKEFAAEAARPAWSWEPPTEPSALLEAIRAGFGEAISQAYTITVKQERYNRLDELRAQAVASLAGEAEGQPSVGEVKDAFGLIEYRTVRENIVDGKPRIDGRDNRTVRPLKIEVGVLPKTHGSALFTRGETQALVVATLGTARDAQVLDTLEGERKDSFMLHYNFPPFSVGECGRMGSAGRREIGHGRLARRGVQAMLPKGDEFPYTVRVVSEITESNGSSSMASVCGASLALMDAGVPMKAPVAGIAMGLVKEGERFAVLTDILGDEDHLGDMDFKVAGTAKGVTALQMDIKIQGITEEIMEIALNQALEARLNILGQMSQVIGQSRSELSVNAPTMLAMKIDQDKIRDVIGKGGATIRAICEETKASIDIEDDGSIKIFGETREAAEAAKQRVLSITAEAEIGKIYVGKVERIVDFGAFVNILPGKDGLVHISQISDQRIEKVTDVLKEGQEVKVLVLDVDNRGRIKLSIKDVAAAEASGV, from the coding sequence GTGAATCCGGTTATCAAGACATTCCAGTTCGGTCAGTCGACCGTCACCCTGGAGACCGGCCGCATCGCCCGCCAGGCCTCCGGCGCCGTATTGGTCACCGTCGACGAGGACGTGACTGTACTGGTCACCGTGGTCGGCGCCAAGCAGGCCGATCCGGGCAAGGGTTTCTTCCCGCTGTCCGTGCATTATCAAGAGAAGACCTACGCCGCCGGCCGAATCCCGGGTGGTTTCTTCAAGCGCGAAGGCCGCCCCAGCGAGAAGGAAACTCTGACCTCGCGGCTGATCGACCGGCCGATCCGCCCGCTGTTCCCGGAAGGCTTCATGAACGAGGTGCAGGTGATCTGCACCGTGCTTTCCACCAGTAAGAGGACCGATCCGGACATCGCTTCGATGATTGGCACCTCCGCCGCCCTGGCGGTCTCCGGGATTCCCTTCAGCGGCCCGATCGGCGCCGCCCGCGTGGGTTATCACGAGGAGACCGGCTACCTGCTGAACCCCACCTACGAGCAGCTCAAGGCCTCGCGCCTGGACATGGTGGTGGCCGGTACGGAATCTGCTGTGCTGATGGTCGAGTCCGAAGCCGAGGAGTTGACCGAGGACCAGATGCTGGGCGCCGTGCTGTACGCCCACGAGGAGTTCCAGGCGGTCATCCAGGCGATCAAGGAATTCGCCGCCGAGGCTGCCCGTCCGGCCTGGAGCTGGGAGCCGCCGACCGAGCCGAGCGCGCTGCTCGAGGCCATTCGCGCCGGGTTCGGCGAGGCGATCTCGCAGGCCTATACCATCACCGTCAAGCAGGAGCGCTACAATCGCCTTGACGAGCTGCGCGCCCAGGCCGTGGCTAGCCTGGCCGGCGAAGCCGAGGGCCAGCCGTCCGTCGGCGAGGTCAAGGATGCCTTCGGCCTGATCGAATACCGCACTGTGCGCGAGAACATCGTCGACGGCAAACCGCGCATCGACGGTCGCGACAACCGCACCGTGCGCCCGCTGAAGATCGAGGTCGGCGTGCTGCCGAAGACCCACGGTTCAGCCCTGTTCACCCGCGGTGAGACTCAGGCGCTGGTGGTGGCCACTCTGGGTACCGCGCGTGATGCCCAGGTGCTCGACACCTTGGAAGGCGAGCGCAAGGACAGCTTCATGCTGCACTACAACTTCCCGCCGTTCTCGGTGGGTGAGTGCGGCCGCATGGGCAGTGCCGGCCGTCGCGAGATCGGCCATGGCCGCCTGGCCCGCCGCGGTGTGCAGGCCATGCTGCCGAAGGGCGACGAGTTCCCCTATACCGTGCGTGTGGTCTCGGAAATCACTGAGTCCAACGGCTCCAGCTCCATGGCTTCGGTCTGCGGTGCCTCCCTGGCGCTGATGGATGCCGGCGTGCCGATGAAGGCGCCGGTAGCCGGTATCGCCATGGGTCTGGTCAAGGAAGGCGAGCGGTTCGCCGTGCTGACCGACATCCTCGGCGACGAGGACCACCTGGGCGACATGGACTTCAAGGTGGCCGGTACCGCCAAGGGCGTTACCGCGCTGCAGATGGACATCAAGATCCAGGGCATCACCGAGGAGATCATGGAGATCGCCCTGAACCAGGCGCTGGAAGCCCGCCTGAACATCCTCGGTCAGATGAGCCAGGTGATCGGCCAGTCGCGCAGCGAGCTGTCGGTCAACGCCCCGACCATGCTGGCGATGAAGATCGATCAGGACAAGATCCGCGACGTGATCGGCAAGGGTGGCGCCACCATCCGTGCCATCTGCGAGGAAACCAAGGCCTCGATCGACATCGAGGACGACGGCTCGATCAAGATCTTCGGCGAGACCCGCGAGGCAGCAGAGGCGGCCAAGCAGCGCGTGCTGTCCATTACCGCCGAGGCCGAGATCGGCAAGATCTACGTCGGCAAGGTCGAGCGCATCGTCGACTTCGGTGCCTTCGTCAACATCCTGCCGGGCAAGGATGGTCTGGTGCACATCTCGCAGATCAGCGACCAGCGTATCGAGAAGGTCACCGACGTGCTCAAGGAAGGCCAGGAGGTGAAGGTGCTGGTTCTCGATGTGGACAACCGTGGTCGCATCAAGCTGTCGATCAAGGACGTCGCCGCTGCCGAAGCTTCTGGCGTCTGA
- the rpsO gene encoding 30S ribosomal protein S15, whose amino-acid sequence MALTVEEKAQIVNEYKQAEGDTGSPEVQVALLTFNINKLQDHFKANGKDHHSRRGLIRMVNQRRKLLDYLKGKDTTRYSALIGRLGLRR is encoded by the coding sequence ATGGCACTCACCGTTGAAGAAAAAGCCCAGATCGTCAACGAGTACAAGCAAGCTGAAGGCGATACCGGCTCCCCGGAAGTGCAGGTTGCCTTGCTGACCTTCAACATCAACAAGCTGCAGGATCACTTCAAGGCCAACGGCAAGGATCACCACTCCCGTCGTGGCCTGATCCGCATGGTCAACCAGCGCCGCAAGCTGCTGGATTACCTGAAGGGTAAGGACACCACTCGTTACAGCGCCCTGATCGGTCGCCTGGGCCTGCGTCGTTAA
- the truB gene encoding tRNA pseudouridine(55) synthase TruB, with the protein MAQGKRIRRKVDGILILDKPRGLTSNAALQKVRWLLNAEKAGHTGSLDPLATGVLPLCFGEATKFSQYLLDADKGYETLMHLGVATTTGDAEGEVLERREVLLGRDALEAALADFRGEISQVPPMYSALKRDGQPLYKLARAGEVVEREARSVTIARLDLLAFEPPFVRLAVACSKGTYIRSLVEDIGRTLELGAHVAELRRTQAGPFGLVQTVSLEALEQAHAQGGSEALDQFLLPADSGLEHWPLLQLSEHSSYYWLHGQPVRAPQSPKFGMVRVQDHTGRFIGIGEVGDDGRIAPRRLIRSE; encoded by the coding sequence GTGGCTCAGGGCAAACGTATCCGCCGCAAGGTCGATGGCATCCTGATTCTCGACAAGCCGCGCGGGCTGACCTCCAACGCCGCACTGCAGAAGGTCCGCTGGCTGTTGAATGCCGAGAAGGCCGGGCATACCGGCAGTCTCGATCCGCTGGCCACCGGCGTGCTGCCGTTGTGCTTCGGCGAGGCGACCAAGTTTTCCCAGTACCTGCTGGATGCCGACAAGGGCTACGAAACTCTGATGCATCTCGGCGTGGCCACGACCACGGGGGACGCCGAGGGCGAGGTGCTCGAGCGGCGCGAGGTGCTGCTCGGACGGGATGCGCTGGAGGCGGCGCTGGCGGATTTCCGTGGCGAGATCAGCCAGGTGCCGCCCATGTACTCGGCCCTCAAGCGCGACGGACAGCCGCTCTACAAGCTGGCTAGGGCCGGAGAGGTGGTGGAGCGCGAGGCACGTTCTGTTACTATTGCGCGCCTGGATCTGCTGGCCTTCGAGCCGCCGTTCGTACGGCTGGCGGTGGCCTGCAGCAAGGGAACCTACATTCGCTCCCTGGTCGAGGACATTGGCCGGACGCTCGAGCTCGGCGCGCATGTCGCGGAGTTGCGCCGGACCCAGGCCGGCCCCTTCGGCCTGGTCCAGACGGTTAGTCTCGAGGCTCTGGAGCAGGCCCACGCCCAAGGCGGCAGCGAGGCACTGGACCAGTTCCTGCTGCCGGCAGACAGCGGCCTGGAGCATTGGCCGTTGCTGCAGCTTTCCGAGCACAGCAGTTACTACTGGTTGCACGGGCAGCCGGTGCGCGCGCCCCAGTCGCCGAAGTTCGGTATGGTGCGAGTGCAGGATCACACAGGCCGCTTCATCGGCATCGGTGAGGTCGGCGACGACGGGCGCATCGCGCCGCGTCGATTGATTCGGTCGGAATGA
- the rbfA gene encoding 30S ribosome-binding factor RbfA, whose product MAKDYSRTQRIGDQMQRELSQLIQREIKDPRLGMVTITAVEVARDLSHAKVFITVMGKEDSVEEVNRNLEILNEAAGFLRMHLGKVMKLRSVPQLHFSYDASIRRGVELSALIERAVAEDRLHAGKDEE is encoded by the coding sequence ATGGCCAAAGACTACAGTCGCACCCAGCGCATCGGTGATCAGATGCAGCGTGAGCTGTCCCAGCTGATCCAGCGCGAGATCAAGGATCCGCGCCTCGGCATGGTCACCATTACTGCTGTCGAGGTCGCTCGCGATCTGTCCCATGCCAAGGTGTTCATCACCGTCATGGGCAAGGAAGACAGCGTCGAGGAGGTCAACCGAAACCTCGAGATTCTCAACGAGGCGGCCGGTTTCCTGCGCATGCATCTGGGCAAGGTGATGAAGCTGCGCAGCGTGCCGCAGCTGCACTTCAGTTATGATGCGAGCATTCGTCGGGGTGTCGAGTTGTCGGCTTTGATCGAGCGCGCGGTCGCTGAAGACCGGCTACATGCCGGCAAGGACGAGGAGTAA